A region of Thermoleophilaceae bacterium DNA encodes the following proteins:
- a CDS encoding BTAD domain-containing putative transcriptional regulator, which translates to MSTPDRGRARTQDSLPDEVFRQLPYGIVVVDDAGAVVGWNDAAGRLLPGIEADEPMRCDDLLACSAPGGPCEAGCLAARAAGAGAPLPEIRIDAAGDGGATALWVTASPLDRESHAVLHLRPGDSRDRRRRSDPHWISGPELQVRAFGRMLLDSPESPLGGDWLGQRPGHVLKYLVCERNRVVHAEEMAEALWPGAGRQGLNNVRHFVHQLRERLEPGRARRAPSAFVVAVRGGYAVNRRHVRIDADDFERATQDGLVAIERGDNGAAREALERAVALYTGDFLADEPYAEWAYEERNRLRALAARGLRALARMTVIEGELPAAGAHLERLAALEPFDADVHRDLFAVWLTQGRRTEAARGFTAFRMRVLREFGEEPGFDLATLAPLVRRSV; encoded by the coding sequence TTGTCTACCCCCGACCGGGGCCGGGCTCGCACACAGGACTCGCTGCCGGATGAGGTCTTCAGGCAGCTGCCGTACGGCATCGTCGTCGTGGACGATGCCGGCGCCGTCGTGGGCTGGAACGACGCGGCGGGCCGGCTGCTCCCCGGGATCGAGGCGGACGAGCCGATGCGCTGCGACGACCTGCTCGCGTGCAGCGCACCCGGTGGCCCGTGTGAGGCGGGCTGCCTCGCCGCCAGGGCGGCGGGGGCCGGCGCGCCGCTGCCGGAGATCCGCATCGACGCCGCCGGCGACGGCGGCGCCACGGCGCTCTGGGTCACGGCGTCTCCGCTGGACCGCGAGTCCCACGCCGTCCTCCACCTGCGTCCCGGCGACTCACGCGACCGCCGCCGCCGCAGCGACCCGCACTGGATCAGCGGCCCCGAGCTGCAGGTGCGGGCGTTCGGGCGCATGCTCCTCGACAGCCCGGAGAGCCCTCTCGGCGGTGACTGGCTCGGCCAGCGGCCGGGGCACGTCCTGAAGTACCTGGTCTGCGAGCGCAACCGCGTCGTGCACGCCGAGGAGATGGCCGAGGCGCTGTGGCCCGGCGCGGGCCGCCAGGGCCTCAACAACGTCCGCCATTTCGTGCACCAGCTGCGCGAGCGGCTCGAGCCGGGCCGGGCGCGCCGGGCGCCGTCCGCGTTCGTGGTGGCCGTTCGCGGCGGCTACGCCGTCAACCGCCGGCACGTGCGCATCGACGCCGACGACTTCGAGCGCGCCACCCAGGACGGCCTGGTCGCGATCGAGCGCGGCGACAACGGAGCAGCCCGCGAGGCGCTGGAGCGGGCCGTGGCGCTGTACACGGGCGACTTCCTGGCGGACGAGCCCTACGCGGAGTGGGCGTACGAGGAGCGCAACCGCCTGCGCGCACTGGCGGCGCGCGGGCTGCGGGCGCTGGCGCGGATGACGGTGATCGAGGGCGAGCTGCCCGCGGCTGGGGCCCACCTCGAGCGGCTCGCGGCGCTCGAGCCCTTCGACGCCGACGTCCATCGCGACCTGTTCGCCGTCTGGCTGACCCAGGGCCGCCGCACCGAGGCCGCCCGCGGCTTCACGGCCTTCCGGATGCGCGT
- a CDS encoding sigma-70 family RNA polymerase sigma factor, giving the protein MKEITCRYAGRTHASYRRKATLDVDIRLGELESAIARAKEGDGRAIGYLYLRFADNVYGYARSIVADDHEAEDVAQQVFTRLITAIGRYESRGVPFSAWLMRIAHNTAVDHMRRQRTVPCEEPVVGVESREDARGALALALRESFAELPDGQREVVVLRHVAGWSPAEIAQRLGKTENSVHALHHRGRRALQTALARRDAVPAAA; this is encoded by the coding sequence GTGAAGGAGATCACTTGTCGCTACGCGGGACGGACCCACGCGAGCTACAGGCGGAAGGCCACGCTCGACGTGGACATCCGCCTCGGTGAGCTCGAATCGGCCATCGCGCGGGCCAAGGAGGGCGACGGGCGGGCGATCGGCTACCTGTACCTGCGCTTCGCCGACAACGTGTACGGCTACGCGCGCAGCATCGTGGCCGACGATCATGAGGCCGAGGACGTGGCTCAGCAGGTGTTCACCCGCCTGATCACCGCGATCGGGCGCTACGAGTCGCGCGGGGTGCCGTTCTCGGCCTGGCTGATGCGGATCGCGCACAACACGGCCGTGGACCACATGCGCCGGCAGCGCACCGTTCCGTGCGAGGAGCCGGTGGTGGGAGTCGAGTCGCGGGAGGACGCCAGAGGCGCCCTGGCACTGGCGCTGCGGGAGTCCTTCGCGGAACTGCCCGACGGGCAGCGCGAGGTGGTGGTGCTGCGCCACGTGGCGGGATGGTCGCCGGCGGAGATCGCTCAGCGACTGGGAAAGACGGAGAATTCGGTGCACGCGCTGCACCATCGCGGCAGGCGCGCGCTGCAGACGGCGCTCGCTCGGCGGGACGCGGTGCCGGCGGCCGCGTAA
- a CDS encoding response regulator transcription factor: MTTRRARTVLAREGFEVAATTPELAAASVAGTVSAAVIACAPSALDADVRRLRELLPSAPVVAVCSADDRRAVRTALAAGADAYVREAEIEETLAAAVRAATAGLACVPRGARDVFGRPAFSHREKQVLQLVARGFTNSEIAARLFLAESTVKSHLSSSFRKLGVRTRREAAALVLDPERGLEFRTLD, from the coding sequence ATGACCACGCGCCGTGCGCGGACCGTGCTCGCCCGTGAGGGCTTCGAGGTGGCCGCCACCACTCCGGAGCTCGCCGCGGCGTCGGTTGCCGGGACGGTGAGCGCCGCCGTCATTGCCTGCGCGCCCTCCGCGCTGGACGCGGACGTGCGCAGGCTCCGCGAGCTCCTGCCGTCGGCTCCCGTCGTGGCGGTCTGCTCGGCCGACGATCGCCGCGCCGTCCGCACGGCACTCGCCGCCGGCGCCGACGCCTACGTGCGGGAGGCCGAGATCGAGGAGACCCTCGCGGCGGCGGTGCGCGCCGCCACCGCCGGCCTGGCGTGCGTCCCAAGGGGCGCCCGCGACGTCTTCGGCCGCCCGGCGTTCTCCCACCGCGAGAAGCAGGTGCTGCAGCTCGTGGCGCGCGGCTTCACGAACAGCGAGATCGCTGCACGCCTCTTCCTGGCGGAGAGCACCGTGAAGAGCCACCTCTCGTCGAGCTTCCGCAAGCTCGGCGTGCGCACCCGGCGCGAGGCCGCCGCGCTCGTGCTCGACCCCGAGCGGGGTCTCGAGTTCCGGACGCTGGACTGA
- a CDS encoding sulfatase-like hydrolase/transferase, with protein MRSNVLWLVLDTARRDAFEPYGAAAGSSPAVSDLARRGVAHEEVHAAGCWTVPSHAAMFTGLLPRAAGLGDAPGGSPFGCKPVLEAQRDRLLPEVMRRAGYATAGVTTNLWIDTGGGFTTGFDDWVSVRTTRQEAMGADTLRVRLGWARQALRAQVDDGAAEAGRVMRGWAGDPPRRPFFWFANLIECHSPYLPPKPWNDLGALDRVRAASEARRHLTLSEIWKSCVGGFDVPEDALARMRHLYKRAIRSMDGWLEELLDALDRASLLDDTLVIVTSDHGENFGEGGLMGHALSLDERLVHVPFVAAGPGAEAFEGMRSLVELPRRVAAAVGLEEHPWHDDLPEDVAVAQFDAIVPPGDPRVDEALEKWGLPADAGARLTTPLTAATDGRLKLLRRGVNEELYDLAADPLELDPLAAVGHDGAVDRLRAALEHPAVIAERPPESTPTDVPADEMEQLEAQMRLLGYL; from the coding sequence ATGCGCAGCAACGTGCTCTGGCTGGTGCTCGACACGGCGCGGCGGGACGCCTTCGAGCCCTACGGCGCGGCCGCGGGCTCGTCCCCTGCCGTGTCCGATCTCGCCCGTCGCGGGGTGGCCCACGAGGAGGTCCACGCGGCCGGTTGCTGGACCGTGCCCTCGCATGCGGCCATGTTCACCGGGCTGCTGCCGCGGGCGGCCGGCCTGGGGGACGCTCCGGGGGGCTCGCCGTTCGGCTGCAAGCCGGTGCTCGAGGCCCAGCGCGACAGGCTTCTGCCCGAGGTCATGCGCCGGGCGGGCTATGCGACCGCCGGGGTCACCACGAACCTCTGGATCGACACCGGCGGCGGGTTCACCACCGGCTTCGACGACTGGGTCTCGGTGCGCACGACGCGGCAGGAGGCGATGGGGGCCGACACGCTGCGGGTGCGGCTCGGCTGGGCGCGCCAGGCCCTGCGCGCGCAGGTCGACGACGGGGCGGCCGAGGCGGGCCGGGTCATGCGCGGCTGGGCCGGCGATCCCCCGCGGCGCCCGTTCTTCTGGTTCGCGAACCTCATCGAGTGCCACTCGCCATACCTGCCCCCCAAGCCCTGGAACGACCTCGGCGCGCTCGACCGCGTGAGGGCCGCGTCCGAGGCGCGCCGGCACCTCACGCTGAGCGAGATCTGGAAGTCATGCGTGGGCGGCTTCGACGTCCCCGAGGATGCCCTCGCGCGGATGCGTCATCTCTACAAGCGGGCGATCCGGTCGATGGACGGCTGGCTCGAGGAGCTGCTCGACGCTCTCGATCGCGCGAGTCTGCTCGACGACACCCTCGTCATCGTCACCTCCGACCATGGCGAGAACTTCGGCGAGGGCGGGCTGATGGGCCACGCCCTGTCGCTCGACGAGCGGCTGGTCCACGTGCCGTTCGTGGCCGCCGGGCCCGGAGCGGAGGCGTTCGAGGGCATGCGCAGCCTCGTGGAGCTGCCGCGCAGGGTCGCCGCGGCGGTGGGGCTCGAGGAGCACCCCTGGCACGACGACCTGCCCGAGGACGTGGCGGTCGCCCAGTTCGACGCGATCGTGCCTCCGGGCGACCCGCGCGTGGACGAGGCCCTCGAGAAGTGGGGCCTGCCCGCCGACGCGGGCGCCCGGCTCACCACACCGCTCACCGCCGCCACCGACGGGCGGCTCAAGCTGCTGAGGCGGGGCGTGAACGAGGAGCTCTACGACCTGGCCGCGGATCCGCTGGAGCTGGACCCGCTCGCGGCCGTGGGTCACGACGGCGCGGTGGACAGGCTCCGCGCCGCTCTGGAGCACCCGGCGGTCATCGCCGAGCGCCCGCCGGAGAGCACCCCCACCGACGTCCCGGCCGACGAGATGGAGCAGCTCGAGGCACAGATGCGCCTGCTGGGCTACCTGTAG
- a CDS encoding sulfatase-like hydrolase/transferase, translated as MRIRRREQRTEAPAAENGRPRPPAGARNLVLVILDSLRYDTWTAAPPKSLAGLGELERRWSYASWTAPSHYNLLMGLLPHQSPPHVYASEYYKRDFLRYSERLGVEGMEFKRLLPSMFLPSYLRNQLGYRTHAKVSMPVLNPHTVINRDFDSYELMPSHNDMSAMVDRLEFDEQRPSFHLLNVGETHYPYAVPGEDASQWPHISGVHGVLKRVDQGGDEEAEFFDDKKMAELRERQVTALEYLDGVFERMLDRLPKDTWLVVTSDHGELFGEDGFFGHGPVAHEKVLEVPFVEGRIT; from the coding sequence ATGAGAATTCGGCGGCGCGAACAGCGAACGGAGGCGCCGGCGGCCGAGAACGGCCGTCCGCGGCCTCCCGCGGGCGCGCGCAACCTCGTCCTCGTGATCCTCGACAGCCTGCGCTACGACACCTGGACCGCCGCGCCACCCAAGAGCCTCGCCGGCCTGGGAGAGCTCGAGCGCCGCTGGAGCTACGCGAGCTGGACCGCGCCCTCGCACTACAACCTGCTGATGGGGCTGCTGCCCCACCAGAGCCCGCCGCACGTCTACGCGTCGGAGTACTACAAGCGCGACTTCCTCCGCTACAGCGAGCGCCTCGGCGTGGAGGGGATGGAGTTCAAGCGCCTGCTGCCCTCGATGTTCCTCCCCTCCTACCTGCGCAACCAGCTCGGGTACAGGACGCACGCCAAGGTGTCGATGCCCGTGCTGAACCCGCACACCGTGATCAACCGCGACTTCGACTCCTACGAGCTCATGCCGAGCCACAACGACATGTCCGCGATGGTCGACCGCCTCGAGTTCGACGAGCAGCGGCCGTCGTTCCACCTGCTCAACGTGGGCGAGACCCACTACCCCTACGCCGTCCCCGGCGAGGACGCCAGCCAGTGGCCCCACATCTCGGGGGTCCACGGCGTCCTCAAGCGCGTGGACCAGGGCGGCGACGAGGAGGCGGAGTTCTTCGACGACAAGAAGATGGCCGAGCTGCGCGAGCGCCAGGTCACGGCGCTCGAGTACCTCGACGGCGTGTTCGAGCGGATGCTCGACCGCCTGCCGAAGGACACCTGGCTGGTGGTCACCTCCGACCACGGCGAGCTCTTCGGCGAAGACGGCTTCTTCGGCCACGGCCCCGTCGCGCACGAGAAGGTGCTCGAGGTGCCGTTCGTCGAGGGTCGCATCACGTGA
- a CDS encoding oligosaccharide flippase family protein, with protein sequence MTDVPEQVGPRFGGRFEEEGPGLRERTAKGTLINAAFMVGLASLGFVRGFGVAVFLTAEEYGIWGILAVVLGGVTTLKQVGISDKYIQQDDADQERAFQKAFTIDTLTNGILLVVLIAVTPLMAFAYGRPEIIVPGLVLTLGLPVASLQAPIWIYYRRMRFFQQRVLASVAPVVSFVVTIAMAAAGTGYWSLVVGTVAGVWAGGLVAALYSPYKLRFRYDRGTLREYVAFSWPLFVAVVTSLVVAQTSIFFGELTLGLAGAGAIALASSIALYTHRVDQIVTQSLYPAICAVKDRTDLLFESFVKSNRLALMWGMPFGVALTVFASDLVDFVLGEKWTLAVGLIQAFGLIAAFNHIGFNWTAFYRAIGNTRPMAVDSVVQTVLFLMAALPLLIVAGLDAFGIGMAVSAAGGLVVRTIYLMKLFPGFAMFRHTLRAILPTVPAVAVVLAARALESGERGAGHAAAELTVYLAVTIVATLMFERALLREMVGYLRGVRPAPI encoded by the coding sequence ATGACCGACGTGCCCGAGCAGGTCGGCCCGCGCTTCGGCGGCCGCTTCGAGGAGGAGGGCCCCGGGCTGCGTGAGCGCACCGCCAAGGGGACGCTCATCAACGCCGCCTTCATGGTGGGGCTGGCGTCGCTGGGCTTCGTGCGCGGCTTCGGGGTCGCGGTCTTCCTGACGGCGGAGGAGTACGGCATCTGGGGCATCCTCGCCGTCGTCCTGGGCGGCGTCACCACGCTCAAGCAGGTCGGGATCAGCGACAAGTACATCCAGCAGGACGACGCGGACCAGGAGCGCGCCTTCCAGAAGGCGTTCACGATCGACACGCTGACGAACGGAATCCTGCTCGTCGTGCTCATCGCGGTCACGCCCCTGATGGCGTTCGCCTACGGCCGGCCCGAGATCATCGTGCCGGGGCTGGTGCTCACCCTGGGGCTACCGGTGGCGAGCCTGCAGGCGCCGATCTGGATCTACTACCGGCGCATGCGCTTCTTCCAGCAGCGCGTGCTCGCGTCGGTGGCCCCCGTCGTCTCCTTCGTCGTCACGATCGCCATGGCCGCCGCCGGGACCGGCTACTGGAGCCTCGTGGTGGGCACCGTGGCCGGCGTCTGGGCCGGGGGTCTCGTGGCGGCGCTGTACTCGCCCTACAAGCTGCGCTTTCGCTATGACCGCGGCACGCTGCGCGAGTACGTCGCCTTCTCCTGGCCGCTGTTCGTGGCCGTGGTCACCTCGCTCGTGGTGGCGCAGACCTCGATCTTCTTCGGGGAGCTCACGCTCGGCCTGGCAGGGGCGGGCGCCATCGCGCTCGCCAGCTCGATCGCCCTCTACACGCACAGGGTCGACCAGATCGTGACCCAGTCGCTCTACCCGGCGATCTGCGCGGTGAAGGACCGCACCGACCTGCTGTTCGAGTCCTTCGTCAAGTCGAACAGGCTGGCGCTCATGTGGGGCATGCCGTTCGGGGTCGCGCTCACGGTGTTCGCATCGGACCTCGTGGACTTCGTCCTCGGCGAGAAGTGGACGCTCGCCGTGGGACTGATCCAGGCGTTCGGGCTGATAGCCGCGTTCAACCACATCGGCTTCAACTGGACCGCGTTCTACCGCGCGATCGGCAACACGAGGCCGATGGCGGTGGACAGCGTGGTGCAGACCGTCCTCTTCCTGATGGCGGCCCTGCCGCTGCTCATCGTCGCGGGGCTGGATGCCTTCGGAATCGGCATGGCGGTGTCCGCCGCCGGTGGGCTGGTGGTGCGGACGATCTACCTCATGAAGCTGTTCCCGGGCTTCGCGATGTTCCGGCACACGCTGCGCGCCATCCTCCCGACGGTGCCCGCCGTGGCGGTGGTGCTCGCGGCGCGCGCACTCGAGTCCGGGGAGCGCGGCGCAGGGCACGCCGCCGCGGAGCTGACGGTCTACCTCGCCGTGACGATCGTCGCGACGTTGATGTTCGAGCGCGCGCTGCTGCGCGAGATGGTCGGCTACCTGCGCGGTGTGCGGCCGGCGCCCATCTGA
- a CDS encoding glycosyltransferase family 2 protein — protein MTGLPPRVSVVAATHNREARLAMLLDSLREQTLDRREFEVIIVDDASGDGTRELLARELERGDLDLRVLHLEANRGPGFARNQGWAMARGSLIAFTDDDCVAMPDWLQAGLVEHEREPGAIVQGRTDPLPSELHLMGPFSRTLEIHTLGPFFQTCNVFYPRSLLEDLGGFDGGSFSGPAGEDTDLAWRGIQRGAGTRFAGDAVIHHAVVRLGPIGYLRGASRWSESVQLFRRHPGLRRVHLHKRWFWHANHWLLFRVLLAMLLRRHLPLVVLNWLRSPYLANLVVRMGRRGGGPLIVPYLVLYDVLEMAAILRASAKYRTLVI, from the coding sequence ATGACCGGCCTCCCGCCCCGCGTCTCCGTCGTCGCCGCCACCCACAACCGGGAGGCGCGGCTCGCCATGCTGCTCGACTCCCTTCGCGAGCAGACTCTCGATCGACGTGAGTTCGAGGTGATCATCGTGGACGACGCGTCCGGCGACGGCACACGCGAGCTCCTGGCACGCGAGCTGGAACGCGGAGACCTCGACCTGCGCGTCCTGCACCTCGAGGCCAACCGAGGACCCGGCTTCGCGCGCAACCAGGGTTGGGCCATGGCCCGCGGATCGCTGATCGCGTTCACCGACGACGACTGCGTCGCCATGCCCGACTGGCTTCAGGCCGGGCTCGTCGAGCACGAGCGCGAGCCCGGGGCGATCGTGCAGGGCCGAACCGACCCGCTCCCCTCCGAGCTCCATCTCATGGGCCCCTTCTCGCGCACCCTCGAGATCCACACCCTCGGGCCGTTCTTCCAGACCTGCAACGTCTTCTATCCCCGCTCGCTCCTCGAGGACCTCGGAGGCTTCGACGGCGGCTCCTTCAGCGGGCCGGCGGGCGAGGACACCGACCTTGCCTGGCGCGGGATCCAGCGCGGCGCGGGCACGCGGTTCGCCGGCGACGCGGTGATCCATCATGCCGTCGTCCGGCTCGGGCCGATCGGCTACCTGCGCGGCGCGAGCCGCTGGAGCGAGAGCGTGCAGCTCTTCCGCCGCCATCCCGGGCTGCGGCGGGTGCACCTGCACAAGCGCTGGTTCTGGCATGCCAATCACTGGCTGCTCTTCCGGGTTCTGCTCGCGATGCTGCTCAGGCGCCACCTACCGCTCGTGGTGCTGAACTGGCTCCGCTCGCCCTACCTGGCGAACCTGGTGGTCAGGATGGGGCGCCGCGGCGGCGGGCCGCTGATCGTGCCCTACCTCGTGCTCTACGACGTGCTGGAGATGGCCGCGATCCTGCGCGCGTCCGCGAAGTACCGGACCCTCGTCATCTGA